One Carya illinoinensis cultivar Pawnee chromosome 5, C.illinoinensisPawnee_v1, whole genome shotgun sequence genomic window, aaaaataaatatataaaatagaaattataatatttattgatcataatatagaaaaaagttacataattaataataaatatggtcttaaaattcaaacaaaaatttaagacaaacTTAATCTAATAGGGACATAGTTGTTGTCATAAATAAATTTGGTTAGTTGAGCTAGTTAGCTTAGCTTATGagtcaattcaattttttctctatcCACCTAAATCTTTGTAGGTTGGGAGATTGGGAGACTATGTGCCTTGAAACGTAGGGAGGTGCTGATTACGGGTTTAGAGGATACAGAATCATTTGTAACTCATTGATTTGCACCCTTCTTACGTGGCTTTGGATAATGATGTAAAATGAGGTAGTCGTCCTTTAGATAAAGCTAatagtttaaaataatatatttttaatattattattattgttttatattttaaaaaaataaattttttattatattctatataaaaatttaaaaatattataataacgAAAAGAATAGATGAAAAGTATAGTTATTTCCCTTTCTTTCTGCTTTACTCTATCTATCGACTATCGGGCCTTAAATCAATTGTAGGTACTTTAGGTAACGCATCTTTTTTGGGAGTTGTTTTATTTAAGGAAAATGTCAGTCCTACGTAGAACACTATGGTCTATGAGAGTGGGTaagattttttgtttatttattttttttaattttttaataacttaatgaagtattttttaagaaatagtgaaatatttttaaaaatatttaaagaatttaaaaaaaaattacaaaaacaaaataatgaaaattttcagTGAACGTAACAATCAACTTCATTTGGACTACAAGTATTTGGCATCccatctaatattattttttaaagaaattttttatagataaaatttttatatgtagttatttttacaaaatttaaaaactttacTTTTGTTTGATTAGAAGTGATAATATATGACACAACTCGTGAATCTAACATAAACATGCCATTAATTTAACaagtttgaatttgatcttAATGGTACAAGTCAAAACGAATTGACCCATTAATACAcaatttattaacaaattaaccTGCTTAATACGAAATCAACACATTtggattttatttcaaaattaaaattttattattgttaaattgtaatatttttattttttagtatgtttatgttttttatttttttattgttgaaattataattttactcatatttattattatatagtttgtattattggttttattatatattaaaatttgaaaaatatcaatatatattttttaagatattattaatattaataaaaataaattttaacttttatgtaaaattatattaatcatgaGTTATGTGCATTAATTCAATCTATTTAggtgaaataaatttaaataagttgtgttgtattaatttatttataattagttGTTAAATAAGTCAAAATAAATGACACGATAtaacatattatttaaataaattggattagagtttgaaaattttacatatttaacTAAACGGTCAGGTTTAAGTTcacttatataattaaatgtttATGATTTCCCACAATCAGAAGACACTATGAACCACACACTACATCGGACTTTATTTGATTATCACGGCTAATCACAAAAACAATACGGATTACGCACCGTACGAATAGCTCTACGTCAAAAGTTTACAAACAAATCaaaatacagagagagagagagagagagagaagagagagagagagaaggggggagcgagagttgaaaacttgaaatgaaatcataaaaatagcATATTTGCAATGAAAACTAAGCCCACCAAAAGCTTGGAACAACAACTACAGGTACAAGTGGGGGAATGGGCTTCGATTCCTTCAAGTCAAGGCTCGCTGGCCGAGGAGGAGGAAGCAAGAGGCGATGGGTCAAAGTTGGTGAGGTATGCCTCAGCCAGCATGTGGCCCAACCTAACCTGTGACTCTGTGGTTAGATGCAGGTGGTCTCCTTTCAGCTCCAATCCCTTGGCGTCAATGCATACAACCTTTGGCAGATTGATTCTTAGCTGCGATTCTCTAACTTTCTCGATGTATCTCCCATCCCCCGAAACGATTGCTACCTGTTTAATTCATACATACATTAATCGCTATGTCATCAGTTCAATGTATTTATCCCCTTCTTTTTAACTAACGCATTTAACCTCGTAACATTGATTGAAGAATAGAGTTTACCTGAATTATTGGAAGCAAGGGCAAACCCAGATCCTCCCGCACGTTGTTTATGAGAATTTCCATTCTCCCCTGATATGCCTCGGCATCGTGTTGATGATACGTGTCACTCTCTCCTTGGTACCATAGCAAGGCTCTGATTTCCCCACCACCCTTCACGCTCTCTCTAGCCCTCCTCACCATACTCTCGTACAGGTGCTCCCCACGCGCCCACTCCTTCAAGGCCGTCCCGCCCACCGCGCATGGGACCAGCCCCACCACAGCACCCCCCTCGACGCGCTCCCTCACAGCGTTGGCGAACGACATCCCAGGACCAATCCCGCAGACCTTCTTGGTGTCGATGTCGGCGTGGAGAGGCTCACCCGCTGGCTCCCATTGGAGATCGGCGCTGAGGCGGAGAATGGAAGGGTTGGGATGGCACTCGGGGGGGACAACGCCGTCCCAGAGGTGGTGCTTGGTAACGCCACCGCGGCCGGACATGTTGCTCTGACCGGACAGGATGAAGATCTGTTTGTTTGGTGGGGATAATGGTTCCGATCTGGGCATTTCCATGGCTTTCCAAGCGAGTGTAGCCTGCCTGGGTTTTGTTCAGAACGTGGAAACGGGGGAATATATAAAGGCGACAATAAGCGTTAGTGTGTCCTGTCATTAAGCGTTAGTGTCCGTTTAATTTTGCGTTAGGGAGTTGACTGAAACTTCCCAGTCCATAAGTGAACGTGGACTGCTCTGAGTGGGCCTGTTGGTCCTAATTTCTTTATACCGTTGGGCCAAGAGGAAAATTCAGTAAGCTTTAGCTTTAATTAGTTTGGGCCTGCAAAATTTCTACAGGCTTGTGATTTTTCAGACTTGAATCTTGATTCTTGATCTAATAGCATGCACATAACTTGCGGGGATTGCTATTTTTCATCCAAATCTAGACGCTTCGTTTAGATATCTTTACTGCCTCTTTAACATTTATTGGAAGTTGGTTTGTACGAGAGAAACCAACCAATCCATTATGATACAACCAGAAACCCAACCCATCAAGGTTAGatagggaaaaaataaataaaaaatcaaagtgCTCAAGGCCCACAATCGCAATGCTAGTGTTGCatattacaatcaaccaatcGTCAATATTCAACAGAGTAATACTTCATATAGTTTTAGAATAAGTaagttttgtatattttttttgaaaaaaaggtaaagtttattattaaaaatataatttttttcatgtaattcttatatttacttatttttttcaaaataagtagGGGAGACTTGCATActtactataaatattatttctctatttaatgTGCAATTGCAACTAGCAATTTGCCTTTGCTCGGATTATCTAAAGTCATGGTTTTTGAGTTATAAACTCTCCACTTCCCTTCTCTCCTCTCCTTTGAGCTTTATTCGCTGTGAACATAAAAGTAGAACTTAAAATTGTAATTTGTTCATACCAGCAAGCTATAATCACTTCttatacatataaaaacaaTCAGCCAAACATTCAGCACTTCCCTCACATATGTTAGCTCTTTATGCAGCATTCAAGACGGcaaaagattgaaaaaaaaaattaaaaattaaaaggaaaaccGAAGAATCCATCTTTCGCGGGACCCAAAGTCCCAAACTCATCATTAATTAGCCTGATGAGCATGGGGTCCTCTCCAGGACTTGGAGAGCTTCTTTCATGGAGGGTCTCTTATGTGGAGCAAAAGAGGCACAGCTAAATCCTAATTTCAAGCATGCCAGCATGGCATTCTCCCTGCCTTCCACTTCACTTCTGATTGACACATCAGCCATTCTCAAAACCCAGTTTTTCTCATCTGCCACTGCGCCTACGGTCCATTGACTCAGTTCTCCGTCTGAAAGTACTCTCCCCGTTAGAAGTTCAAGCAAAACTATCCCAAACGAGTACACGTCCCACTTGGGGTTGGGCTTCAGGTTCCTCAGGGACTCGGGCGCTTGATAAGGCGACGATACACTACTTCCCACAGCAGGTGTGTAGGGACTGGCACCAGTAATTGGGAGGTCTTGTTGTATGCCGTCGCGAGTGGGTCCTGGTGTGGGTCTTTGGCTTCCCAAAAACCGGGCTGAGCTGCTCACTTTGTGGCTGGTGCTGCCCAAGACGAGGCGTTCCAGACCAAAGTCGCCGATGATAGGCTCCATGTCAGAGTTTAAGAGGATGTTGCTGGGTTTAACGTTGCCATGTACGTGTTTCTTCTCGTGGATGTAGGCCAGTCCTCGGGCCACTCCTCTTGCTAACTTGAACCGGACCTCAAGAGGTAGATGACTTGGTGATGAGCCTGCTTTTCCTGAATTTTCAGAAACTGTTAGTTGAATATGCGAAATCCCAAAACTATTATTCATTAGGTTCAAAGTGACTTGAGCCACATAAGCACGCAAACACTAGCTCAAATACATGACCATGTATTCTGGGGAAGTAATGACACAGGcagaatctcttctgcacttttttttcaCAGTGGATATACAAGTTATGTGAGTAAGTTAAGTTAACATATTTAGTATGGTTTTCTACCAAAGAATTCTATATCAAATCAGTAATCAATCAGAGTTTTCGTTAATCAATTTGACTAACATGCCTGGAGCATCGGTTCAATATCGAGTTACGCCTATTAATTATGTTACCCAGTAGCATAAACTAACGAGTCTCAGTGTAGCCAGTCTTGCTAGTGGTCTTTATACGAAAGTGACCGATGAGATTGGCATATTATacgtttttctttcaaaaatggTCCTCTGTGGGCTACTCGGAGCCAGATACCGCCATATGGTCCATGACAAGTTTCGGCCTCCTGAGTTCGAAAATGATGTGGTTTTGGCACCACAGGCGTCTTACATATATGCGTCACTCGTTCGGATTAGACCCGTGTAAGATTAGTGTTTATATATGCTTGAGATACTGggtgaaaataattataaatattcgtAACcaaaagactttttttttttttttttcctataattgCAGAATGGGAAAATAACCAAAACATCAGGTTCCAAAGATAGGACAAGGATCCTTCCTTTATCGGTAACCAATCACGGGAAGCTAGTGGTTTAAAATGCACCATGAGGTAGCCACCTTGTCATTTATACGAGGGTGATTTGTCAAAGTTATTATACATAATAACTTCAGATTGTTCgcgttaaaataaataaaagaaaggggTTGCTGCAGTGTCCTAGTACCTTTGTAATTAATGGGGGAGGTACCTCGACAATTAGGTGTGGGGAGTGATAAATTACGGTTGAAGTCTTACATTAAAGCATTGAATTTAATAATATGGTGGTTTCACTTTGGGTTTCTAGTTTTAAATGGCCTTAGTCACCATGTTTGACGCTCTGAGCCTCTGATGGTTAGAAGAAGACCAAAGCATGAGGTGGATTTCTAATTTTGGTAGATTTCTGCGCTAAAAGATGTGGTGCGTGTGAGACTGAATACGACGTAAATGTTTGTTTCGTTTCAATGAGATGGAAAGAGTACACTGGTGTCTCCCGTACTGGGGATTTGAATAAAAATGAGAGTTTAAGGCTTTAAGCAGTCTACTAGTCTGCCAGTTGAGAAACAGAGTAATTTGGTTAACAACGAATCTGTCAGCAGTCTGTACTATTGTGTTCAGTGTGATATGGATTTTAACTGTCCTTGCACCTGTCTGTGAGTGTACATTTGAAATTGACCCTGTTATCAGTGAATgtttccattttttcaacttttgtcCCATCTTTTTAAGCTATGGGAACTGCTAAATTCAGATGTAGTTGGGAAGATAAACATGCATTTCAGTGAAAAACACAGATTTTCGCTAATAAAAATACGCTAAATGATATGAAGATCAGGGAGCTTACTGTAACTGGCGCTAGCAAGGCTGCCATTGGAGACAAAGTCATAGATAACGAGCTTCTCATCATCTCCCCAGTAGAACCCACGAACGCTAACCAAGTTGGGGTGGCGCAACTTAGCTATGGCCCTGACCTGGTTCTCAAAGTCCCTCATCCTCTCAACCCCGCTCTCTCCTATCCTCCTCACTGCCAGCGCAGTCCCATCCTCGAGCACCGCTTTGTACACAATGCTCGCCCCGCTGGCTCCAAGTATATACGCCGACGCCTTCAGCAAAGTCTCCAGCTCCAGCTTTGTCTCTCCGTCTACCGTCACAAGCTGACCTTTCTGATGATCGTCCCCGTTTGGATAAATACTAATTGCAACTTCGCGTTCGTTATCGTGGTCACCATCAGAACTAGTTGCCTCTGAAGCCTCTTCGCCTAAGCAGGACCAAGGCGCGGGCTTTCTGTGAATTGTGTCTTGTTTTATGCTCACTTCTACTTTCTTTTCCGTCTCCATTCCGGCATTTTTTGGTTTAAGAATATTGTTTCCCTTTCTCAGATGGTAGACGTAAAAAATAACCATCGCAAGAAGGCTTATACCGGCCAAGTCTCCAATAGCTATTCCGGCTATGGCCCCGGGCTTTAGACCACCTTGTGCTGAGTTCTGATCAGTCCCATTTGGTGCGCCGGGTGAGCCTGTTACTGGTATTGAGTCAATGGTTTCGGGTATGACCGCGATTGCGGGAGAAGACGTGGAGGTGCCATTGGGAGGCTTAGACAAAGCGGAAGGAATCAAGCATAGGTTCTTCAAGGGTTTGCCACATAGATCCGCATTCCCGGAAAAGAACTCGTTTTTCTGGTTGAGCAATGCTAGAGACTCCGGAATAGGTCCGGTTAGGTTGTTGAATGAGAGATCGATTGTAGTATTTTGTGGTATTCGTTTTGAAAACTCTGGTGGTATTTTTCCCGAAATCTTATTGTAAGAGAGGTTCAAGTAGCGCAAACTCTCTCCACCAAAACCAACAGGCAAAGACCCGTTGAGCAGATTCGAAGACAGATCTAACAATTCAACCGAGTTAAACCCGTTTGGAACAATACCAGAAAAGTAGTTACTCCTCAAAGAAACAACAGTCAGGTTCTGCAAAGTAGTGAGATTTTGAGGTATATTCCCGGCCAAGGCATTATCAGAAAGATTTAGCAACTGTAAGCTTCTTAACCCACCTATAAGCTCGGCTGGTAGCTCGCCAGAGATAACATTGTTTGAAAGGGAAATCACCTGAAGCTCTGAGGCATTGAAGATTGAATTGGGTAGAGACCCATTGAAGAAATTGCCGGAGAGATCGAGGTGGCGAAGGTATTGGATCATGCCGAGGTCGGCGACGATCGAACCCAGAAGCTGGCTGTTGGGGAGGGCCAAGCTGGTGACCCTGAACATATCTGGCGTGGCCGGGTTTCCTATTTCAGTGCAGGTGACTCCGGTCCATGCACACGGTGTTTCGTCGTAGTAGTTCCAGCTCTGCAAGACTGACAGCGGGTCGCTTAGGATTGAGTATTTGAAGGAAAGCAGTAGGATCCCATCTGAATTTAGAGCAAACGAGGGAATTAGTAGGAGAACATAGGAAGTGATTCTCCACCAGATCAAATGGAGGTTCATGGTGTTGGAGCTTATGATTTCTGGAACTGATTCACCATCTTGGCTGCTAGTTCATGCTAAAGAAATAGtcacagagagacagagaaggTGACCAACTACCGGGCATGGTTGTTTTGGTGACCAAATCGTTTAAAAGTAAGAGAATGAAAATGGAGGAAAGGGCGCTGAATGTGAAGAGAAATGAGAAAGGTGAGAGTCAGTATAAGATTGGTACTAAGAAAATGGAGGAAAAGTTGTTTAGTTTCAGAGAGTTGCAGTGAGCAGCAAAGGCCATAGGGCAAAGGGATGGTGCAACACCTGAGAGCATGCTAATGAATAAAAACGTAATGAACATGGGAAACATATTATTAAATGGGTACAGTTGTACTGCCTCTGCCAACCCTCTGTTTACTCTCTAGTAAACTCGGGCAGGGAAAGCATGTGGGAATCTCTGCTACAAGACACCGCGAGTTGGAGCCCATATCACGTTGCCGAAGAACCAAGTCCACCCAGCTGCCTACTAGAAAGGATATTTGTTGTCGTCAATTCCGCAAGTGTAGCTGTCGTGAAatcttcttaaaaataaataaataaatatgagataaaaGAACAATCTAAAACTTACCCCGATATGTAAATGGAAATGGTTTCCAGGTCTCCTgtagtttatttttaaaagatattgtCTGTCTCCAAATTCGAATAAAAACTTCAGATGATTTTTTTCATTACATTTTATAATCTGCCATCTTTTCTGTTACATGTTGTCAAAAGCGAAGTTACCCCATCCAATTAAAGGGCGCAAGCAAGCAAATAAAGCATCTATAATTAATCTGTCCAAGGGATTCATTCATTATCACATTAGCAGTTGTAAAACTACTAATTTCCACTTTCAATTAGACTTAAATGTACAACAGTGCAAGGACAAATATAAACCACCTCAGAACAGTTAAAAGTGGGGAAAGGAAAGAGGGACGAAGGAGGCTAAAACTGCCAAACTCCTCTCACATGAAAAGCCGAAAGAACCTATCCATTATTCATCATTGAATGGGCCACgacctattattttttttcttctacctAAATTGCGTGGCGTATGGGTTCTGGTCTGCCACCCAAAACCACTCTACTTCCAATCAAGCCAAAGTAGTAACCACCCATGAGTCATGACCCAGTTCACACTTCAAAATCCAACATCCCAAGCTAATCCGCTCCTCATTCTCTACCTTCCCTTTTTAATAATACAGGCAGCAAATCACGTTCTATTATTATAATGGTTTTCATCAGTGAAAAGTAAGCTTATGGGTAAAAACCGGTGTTAAAGTTGGCAAACAGCATTATAAGACTTGGCATGACTGCTTTGATTGGTGGGCCATTTTACTCTTCCATCATCCATGCGTATTTGACATTAAGAAAAAACTTCCACTCCTCCTTCGACAAGGATGCACAAAATCCAAAACCACAGATTCTTTTCATCATAGTCACGAGTTCATGTTTTGCTTACTAAAATATTAATGCACATAATAAGCCAAGCTTTTTGTATGTTCTATgcactaaaatatatataagaaaggAGACCAATTTTAAAGAAAGGAGCTTTCAACACCAGAATTCGGGAatcaataccaattttttaacCATATTTGAGCACTAAAGAATATAGATATTGAAGTCTGAGGAAGAACTTCAGCGGCCCTGGATTAGAAAATATAAGTACTACCGATTAGATTCTGACGTGTGTTGGAGATATCGATGAAGTTCGGTTCAAACAACTAGACAGCCTCATGAATTCAGACCACCATCAGTGGTTCCCGGACAACCAAATTTACAAGCATACATCTCTGCAGAAGAGATACCAATCTACATCACAGAATCATGAGAATTAGACAAGTTTTAACAGCCATTGGACTCATTACAAACTTGTTTCGCGAGGGAATTTGATTTCTCTCCATTTCTTTTATGTTTCGGGACAAAAGGCTGAACTCTGCAGCTTGTCAAAAAAGAAAACGTCGCCTTTAAAGTTCCACCTTTAGACGTAATAAAATACATGGATAAAGGAATCCTGTAAGCCTTCACGGAAAGGATATGTTGATGACGTGTTTTATACACCTGGGTTAAGTTCCAGGAACCCGGGTTGGCATGCTATCTGCAACACAAAGGCAAATGTGGGCTTGGTGGTGATTTGGAGAGCCTCCGCCAGAGTCGGTCTTCCTTTCTTCAAGAATTATCTCAGAATTAGAATGTCTAGAAAGATTATTCGTACTTAGAGTCTGGCTTTTTTTATACAAGGTATCGGGGAACATTCCATACCCTGTGTTAAGAGTTAGCATCATAC contains:
- the LOC122309077 gene encoding probable carbohydrate esterase At4g34215, with the protein product MEMPRSEPLSPPNKQIFILSGQSNMSGRGGVTKHHLWDGVVPPECHPNPSILRLSADLQWEPAGEPLHADIDTKKVCGIGPGMSFANAVRERVEGGAVVGLVPCAVGGTALKEWARGEHLYESMVRRARESVKGGGEIRALLWYQGESDTYHQHDAEAYQGRMEILINNVREDLGLPLLPIIQVAIVSGDGRYIEKVRESQLRINLPKVVCIDAKGLELKGDHLHLTTESQVRLGHMLAEAYLTNFDPSPLASSSSASEP
- the LOC122309074 gene encoding probable LRR receptor-like serine/threonine-protein kinase At4g37250; amino-acid sequence: MNLHLIWWRITSYVLLLIPSFALNSDGILLLSFKYSILSDPLSVLQSWNYYDETPCAWTGVTCTEIGNPATPDMFRVTSLALPNSQLLGSIVADLGMIQYLRHLDLSGNFFNGSLPNSIFNASELQVISLSNNVISGELPAELIGGLRSLQLLNLSDNALAGNIPQNLTTLQNLTVVSLRSNYFSGIVPNGFNSVELLDLSSNLLNGSLPVGFGGESLRYLNLSYNKISGKIPPEFSKRIPQNTTIDLSFNNLTGPIPESLALLNQKNEFFSGNADLCGKPLKNLCLIPSALSKPPNGTSTSSPAIAVIPETIDSIPVTGSPGAPNGTDQNSAQGGLKPGAIAGIAIGDLAGISLLAMVIFYVYHLRKGNNILKPKNAGMETEKKVEVSIKQDTIHRKPAPWSCLGEEASEATSSDGDHDNEREVAISIYPNGDDHQKGQLVTVDGETKLELETLLKASAYILGASGASIVYKAVLEDGTALAVRRIGESGVERMRDFENQVRAIAKLRHPNLVSVRGFYWGDDEKLVIYDFVSNGSLASASYRKAGSSPSHLPLEVRFKLARGVARGLAYIHEKKHVHGNVKPSNILLNSDMEPIIGDFGLERLVLGSTSHKVSSSARFLGSQRPTPGPTRDGIQQDLPITGASPYTPAVGSSVSSPYQAPESLRNLKPNPKWDVYSFGIVLLELLTGRVLSDGELSQWTVGAVADEKNWVLRMADVSIRSEVEGRENAMLACLKLGFSCASFAPHKRPSMKEALQVLERTPCSSG